In Legionella israelensis, the genomic window AATGAATTATATTTTTTCTCCTTTACTATCTGCAATCGGTATGCCTTCTGAATTATTGCCTCTTGCAATGATACGTCCTTTTTCTGGAAGTGCTTCAACAGGAATGATGGCACAGCTCATTGATACTTATGGAGGTAATTCCTTTATTGGTAAAACGGCCGCCACAATGATGGGAAGTACAGAGACGACCTTTTATGTGGTGGCCGTGTATTTTGGAGCGGTGGGTGTAAAACGCACGCGTCATGCTATACCTGCAGGTCTTTTAGCTGATTTTGCCGGTGTTGTGGCGGCTGTGACGGTTTGTCGTTATTTATTTACTTAAAACTCCGAATTGGGGTTACTTAAATATTTGACAGTAATTCGAAAGTAATACTGAGAGATTTCTGGACTCGAGGATAGCCATAGGGCGTAGAAATGGTATATAAATCAATACAATTGCTCTACTCTAGGGCTAAATATTGGCTGGGCACTTTTAAATCATTCGGTGCTTTAGCCCAAGTTTACATGATTTTTATCTGTACTGGCAAGGGAGGCTTCTTCGAAAAGTTTAAGATGAGCCAGTAAGGTATTAGCATTGGCTTTAAAAGAAGCGAGTTCTTTAGTGGGTATGGAAGCCGCTTGTGGCAAAGGAACTGTAGTTGGATTCTTTGGTTTTTGATTGATACGAAATTCGTAATGACAATGAGGTCCTGTGGCCAGGCCGGATTGCCCCACATAACCAATCACCTGGCCTCTTTTGACTTTTGAGCCTTTTGACAGACCTTTTTGAAATTTCAGCATGTGCGCGTATATTGTGCTATAAGTTTTATTGTGTTTGATTTTTATCATGTTTCCGTAG contains:
- a CDS encoding spore maturation protein — protein: MIAYANQISNWIFLAFVAGIPLYGALKRINVFDVFIDGAKQGFETSVRIIPYLIAMMVAIGMLRASGFFELMNYIFSPLLSAIGMPSELLPLAMIRPFSGSASTGMMAQLIDTYGGNSFIGKTAATMMGSTETTFYVVAVYFGAVGVKRTRHAIPAGLLADFAGVVAAVTVCRYLFT